A stretch of Gadus macrocephalus chromosome 17, ASM3116895v1 DNA encodes these proteins:
- the snapc2 gene encoding snRNA-activating protein complex subunit 2, whose protein sequence is MKPPPRQRILTKRYEERRTVQKQVRERRGLMENVCTWGVTEQRRLLKGLEWLKHHRRVEPDIDYEWLQKRVPKRSIEELCTVVRELKVRAVSRGASQLRRQRSNEAGLEGEGEEPLQLWRETARFVAGDLEGDIAKAFSQMLVVSSTEPQTPLNSAVSPPRSGHAQPPTTGPVTPGPLPPRGPSPGGLAPVLQTPVVTLTRVPLSGPPVGVLVPPSTPGQGPSATPSVALPGAGCQAAASTPLLRRLSQASAVAGATDKPGSRVEPVEGPGKAGQQEQRSKCFVDFNKIYLHLSHPWREGKDGPLSPLECAVVLDLLMALPEELPLLDGGKLRQHMIETYASLSAPAPRAERGEVPPPPAAATSPGPAQAGPSRDAVNSAAAGEHNYSNDRGERVVAAKTPTPPEPPLCPLNPFRLPLKLLVKRS, encoded by the exons ATGAAGCCCCCGCCTCGGCAGCGCATCCTGACCAAACGCTACGAGGAGCGCAGAACGGTGCAGAAGCAGGTGCGCGAACGGCGAGGGCTTATGGAGAATGTGTGCACCTGGGGGGTCACCGAGCAGCGCAGGTTGCTGAAGGGCCTCGAGTGGCTCAAGCACCACCGTCGCGTCGAGCCGGACATCGACTATGAGTGGTTGCAGAAGAGGGTTCCCAAGCGGTCCATCGAGGAG CTGTGCACCGTGGTGCGTGAGCTGAAGGTCCGGGCGGTCAGCAGGGGGGCCAGTCAGCTGCGGAGGCAGCGGAGTAACGAGGCGGGGCTTgagggcgagggggaggagcctctcCAGCTGTGGCGGGAAACGGCCCGCTTCGTGGCGGGGGACCTGGAGGGGGACATCGCCAAGGCGTTCTCCCAG atgctGGTCGTGTCGTCCACAGAACCTCAGACCCCTTTGAACTCTGCAGTTTCTCCCCCGCGGTCTGGCCACGCCCAGCCCCCCACGACCGGCCCTGTCACTCCAG ggcccctccctcccagggGCCCCTCCCCGGGGGGCCTGGCCCCCGTCCTCCAGACCCCCGTGGTGACCCTGACCCGGGTCCCCCTGTCAGGCCCCCCTGTAGGGGTGCTTGTCCCTCCGTCCACGCCGGGGCAGGGGCCCTCAGCCACGCCCTCCGTTGCGTTGCCAGGGGCAGGTTGCCAAGCAGCCGCCTCCACGCCTCTGTTGCGGCGGCTCAGCCAAGCGTCGGCCGTTGCCGGGGCAACGGACAAGCCTGGCTCAAGGGTG GAACCTGTTGAAGGCCCAGGCAAGGCAGGTCAACAGGAGCAGAGGTCGAAGTGCTTCGTGGACTTCAATAAGATATACCTGCACCTCTCCCATCCCTGGAGGGAGGGCAAGGACGGCCCCCTCTCGCCCTTGG AGTGCGCTGTGGTGCTGGACCTTCTGATGGCGCTGCCAGAAGAGCTCCCTCTGCTGGATGGAGGCAAACTACGCCAGCACATGATCGAG ACCTACGCCAGCCTCTCCGCCCCCGCCCCGCGGGCAGAGAGGGGTGAGGTCCCCCCGCCGCCGGCCGCGGCCAccagccccggccccgcccAAGCGGGACCCAGCCGGGACGCCGTGAACTCGGCCGCCGCGGGAGAACACAACTACTCGAATGACCGCGGCGAGCGCGTGGTAGCGGCGAAGACACCCACGCCGCCCGAGCCCCCGCTGTGCCCCCTCAACCCGTTCAGGCTGCCCTTGAAGCTATTGGTGAAACGCTCTTAG